In Pseudomonadota bacterium, the following proteins share a genomic window:
- the oah gene encoding 6-oxocyclohex-1-ene-1-carbonyl-CoA hydratase yields MTLDWLPREGEIKDHDLWGDQFFGKEAPCVLYELKPIADPKSGKKADGLFTAWITLNNPAQFNSYTTGMVKGVTAGFHKASMDRRVVAVVFTAVGDKAFCTGGNTKEYAEYYSQRPTEYGLYMDLFNGMVDGILDCKKPVICRVNGMRVAGGQEIGMACDLAVASDLAIFGQAGPRHGSAPVGGSTDFLPWMLTIEDAMWNCISCEMWSAYKMKRLGLISKVVPVIKQDGRLVRNPQVITDRYVDDGEIVYGEMKTGDEMKKARDLVKGATTSFEALDKAVDEIVWTFTNLFPNCLQMSIDCVRAKKKFFWDQAKLSYRHWLAANMSSEAFLGFNAFNTKKITGKDTIDFIKYRQLLAEGALVDDELFAAVMGKPQK; encoded by the coding sequence ATGACGCTCGATTGGCTGCCCAGGGAAGGCGAAATCAAGGACCACGATCTGTGGGGAGACCAGTTCTTCGGCAAGGAGGCGCCGTGCGTCCTCTACGAGCTGAAGCCGATCGCGGATCCCAAGAGCGGCAAGAAGGCGGACGGCCTCTTCACGGCGTGGATCACGCTGAACAACCCGGCCCAGTTCAACTCGTACACGACGGGCATGGTGAAGGGGGTGACCGCGGGCTTCCACAAGGCGAGCATGGACCGGCGCGTGGTCGCCGTCGTGTTCACCGCCGTGGGCGACAAGGCGTTCTGCACGGGCGGCAACACCAAGGAGTACGCCGAGTACTACTCCCAGCGGCCGACCGAGTACGGCCTGTACATGGACCTCTTCAACGGCATGGTCGACGGCATCCTCGACTGCAAGAAGCCGGTGATCTGCCGCGTCAACGGCATGCGCGTCGCCGGCGGCCAGGAGATCGGCATGGCGTGCGATCTCGCGGTCGCCTCCGACCTCGCGATCTTCGGCCAGGCCGGCCCGCGGCACGGCTCGGCTCCGGTCGGCGGCTCGACGGACTTCCTCCCCTGGATGCTCACGATCGAGGACGCGATGTGGAACTGCATCTCCTGCGAGATGTGGAGCGCGTACAAGATGAAGCGCCTCGGCCTCATCTCCAAGGTCGTGCCGGTCATCAAGCAGGACGGCAGGCTCGTGCGCAACCCGCAGGTGATCACCGACAGGTATGTCGACGACGGCGAGATAGTCTACGGCGAGATGAAGACCGGCGACGAGATGAAGAAGGCGCGCGACCTCGTCAAGGGCGCGACGACGAGCTTCGAGGCGCTCGACAAGGCGGTCGACGAGATCGTGTGGACCTTCACGAACCTCTTCCCGAACTGCCTGCAGATGTCGATCGACTGCGTCCGCGCAAAGAAGAAGTTCTTCTGGGACCAGGCGAAGCTCTCGTACCGCCACTGGCTCGCGGCGAACATGAGCAGCGAGGCGTTCCTGGGCTTCAACGCGTTCAACACGAAGAAGATCACCGGCAAGGACACGATCGACTTCATCAAGTACCGCCAGCTGCTCGCCGAGGGCGCGCTCGTCGACGACGAGCTGTTCGCGGCGGTCATGGGCAAGCCGCAGAAGTAG
- a CDS encoding ketopantoate reductase family protein — protein sequence MKNPKIAVVGAGPVGSILAAYMGRGGNEVTVIDVLKSFVEKIRIDGIHIEGFTEFRTPVAGTFDSIEAAARAGARFDIVFVCVKAPINRVIAGALPSIIADGGAVAVFQNGIDTEAPILAACGPAVTLRGVVNYAGNAAGLGCIHMTFFNGTNFVGAAARGNEAAEAKAKEVAALMTAAQLTTECSDDVQRFVWAKSIRNAALMPISALTGKDMAEAMESQASLSLLERMLEEQLAVAASIGYAFDRKFYDDTLAYFRKAGHHMPSMYDDVANKRQTEIAYLNHRIAEIGEQNGVPVPYNRAVANLVICVDEVAKARNAKP from the coding sequence GCTGTCGTGGGCGCCGGGCCCGTGGGGAGCATTCTCGCCGCCTACATGGGCCGCGGCGGCAACGAGGTCACCGTTATCGACGTGCTGAAATCGTTCGTCGAGAAGATCCGGATCGACGGCATCCACATCGAGGGCTTCACCGAGTTCCGCACGCCGGTCGCGGGGACCTTCGACTCGATCGAGGCCGCGGCCAGAGCGGGCGCGCGCTTCGATATCGTGTTCGTGTGCGTCAAGGCGCCCATCAACCGCGTCATCGCCGGTGCCCTCCCGTCGATCATCGCGGACGGCGGCGCGGTCGCCGTCTTCCAGAACGGGATCGACACCGAGGCGCCGATCCTCGCCGCCTGCGGGCCCGCGGTCACCCTGCGGGGCGTGGTCAACTACGCCGGCAACGCGGCCGGGCTCGGCTGCATCCACATGACGTTCTTCAACGGCACGAACTTCGTGGGCGCGGCCGCCCGCGGCAACGAGGCAGCCGAGGCCAAGGCCAAGGAGGTGGCGGCGCTCATGACCGCAGCGCAGCTCACCACCGAGTGCTCCGACGACGTGCAGCGCTTCGTCTGGGCCAAGTCGATCCGCAACGCGGCGCTCATGCCGATCTCCGCGCTCACGGGCAAGGACATGGCCGAGGCGATGGAGTCGCAGGCGAGCCTCTCGCTGCTCGAGCGCATGCTCGAGGAGCAGCTCGCGGTCGCGGCGAGCATCGGCTACGCGTTCGACAGGAAGTTCTACGACGACACGCTCGCGTACTTCCGCAAGGCCGGCCACCACATGCCATCCATGTATGACGACGTCGCCAACAAGAGGCAGACGGAGATCGCCTATCTCAACCACCGCATCGCCGAGATCGGCGAGCAGAACGGCGTCCCGGTGCCGTACAACCGCGCCGTGGCGAACCTCGTGATCTGCGTCGACGAGGTCGCGAAGGCCCGCAACGCCAAGCCTTGA
- a CDS encoding DUF433 domain-containing protein codes for MAWQDRIAIDSEVLVGKPVIKGTRIAVDFVVDLLAQGWTLEQVIEEYDHLTAADVQACLAYASDILKSERIYPIPA; via the coding sequence ATGGCTTGGCAGGACAGAATCGCGATCGACTCGGAGGTGCTCGTCGGCAAGCCCGTTATCAAGGGCACGCGGATCGCGGTCGATTTCGTAGTCGATCTGCTGGCTCAGGGCTGGACCCTCGAGCAGGTCATCGAAGAGTACGACCACCTGACGGCCGCGGATGTGCAGGCGTGTCTGGCTTACGCGAGCGACATTCTGAAAAGCGAACGCATCTACCCAATCCCCGCCTGA
- a CDS encoding DUF5615 family PIN-like protein, with the protein MRFLADENIPRDLITALRDGGNDVVSAKESLRGAPDRKLLAFAGAEQRVIVTQDKDFGELAFRYRLPASSGVVLFRLEGKPRDEAVSHMLRVLTGRSDWAGRFAVVTRERIRIRPLPSASLPTN; encoded by the coding sequence ATGCGTTTCCTGGCAGACGAGAACATCCCTCGCGATCTGATCACGGCGCTGCGAGATGGCGGCAACGACGTCGTGTCGGCCAAGGAGTCGCTCCGCGGAGCACCGGACCGAAAGCTGCTGGCCTTTGCCGGGGCCGAGCAACGAGTGATCGTCACGCAGGACAAAGACTTCGGCGAGCTCGCCTTCCGGTATCGTCTTCCTGCCTCGAGCGGCGTCGTTCTCTTCCGCCTCGAGGGAAAGCCTCGAGACGAGGCCGTCTCGCACATGCTCCGCGTCCTAACCGGCCGATCCGACTGGGCGGGGCGATTCGCCGTCGTGACCCGTGAGCGAATTCGCATCCGCCCCCTGCCTTCAGCTTCCCTACCCACAAACTGA